A region from the Halobacillus mangrovi genome encodes:
- a CDS encoding bile acid:sodium symporter family protein — protein MKTLEKTSNFVGSTFAIWVLLFAVLSFIIPSGFTWIAPYIVPLLGIIMFGMGLTLSKDDFKEVFKRPKDVAIGVGAQYTLMPLLAFLLVTVLPVSPEVAVGVILVGCCPGGTSSNVMTYLSKGDTALSVSITAVSTLLSPLLTPLLVLLFASQWLAVSASALFLSIVKIVLVPILLGLTVKAIFSKKIQAGIKALPLVSVIAIVAIVAAVVSVNKEQIAETGAAIFAIVVLHNALGYAAGYGLGKLFKMDPAKKRAVSIEVGMQNSGLGASLAAVHFSPLAAVPSAIFSVWHNISGPIIATIFRKQKEKENAKENSDIHQAS, from the coding sequence ATGAAAACATTAGAAAAGACAAGTAACTTTGTAGGGAGCACCTTCGCCATTTGGGTCTTACTTTTTGCGGTCTTATCTTTTATTATACCATCTGGATTTACTTGGATTGCCCCATATATCGTACCATTACTTGGTATTATTATGTTCGGAATGGGATTGACGTTGTCTAAAGATGATTTCAAAGAGGTCTTCAAGCGGCCAAAAGATGTTGCCATAGGAGTCGGAGCTCAATATACCTTAATGCCGCTCCTCGCATTTTTACTTGTAACTGTTCTGCCTGTATCACCAGAGGTAGCTGTAGGGGTGATATTAGTTGGCTGCTGTCCAGGAGGAACCTCATCCAATGTAATGACTTATTTATCGAAAGGAGACACTGCCCTTTCCGTATCGATAACTGCTGTCTCTACTTTGCTGTCACCACTATTAACTCCACTGCTTGTCTTGTTGTTCGCAAGTCAATGGCTGGCGGTCTCAGCTAGTGCCTTATTTTTATCGATTGTTAAAATCGTACTCGTGCCCATTTTATTAGGATTAACGGTAAAAGCCATTTTTAGCAAGAAAATTCAGGCCGGGATTAAAGCTTTACCTCTTGTTTCTGTCATAGCCATTGTGGCAATTGTAGCTGCTGTAGTGAGTGTAAACAAAGAGCAGATCGCTGAAACGGGAGCAGCCATCTTTGCCATTGTTGTTTTACATAACGCTTTAGGATATGCTGCTGGTTATGGACTAGGAAAACTGTTTAAGATGGATCCTGCCAAAAAACGAGCCGTCTCGATTGAAGTTGGCATGCAGAATTCTGGACTTGGTGCTTCCCTTGCTGCTGTGCATTTCAGCCCGCTGGCAGCTGTACCTAGCGCTATCTTCAGTGTCTGGCATAACATCTCAGGTCCGATTATTGCTACAATCTTTCGTAAGCAAAAAGAAAAGGAAAATGCTAAAGAAAACTCAGACATTCACCAAGCTTCCTGA
- a CDS encoding DUF350 domain-containing protein, producing MGPFLATLGYFVIAIIVVVIGLLIFEWMTRQYKDWEEVKRGNQAVAMSISGKIIGICIILAFAIYHSFTVWDTLIWGAYGVILQMIAYVLFELFTRKFSVETKLKENNTAVGIISMGVSIGLAFVIGASIT from the coding sequence ATGGGACCATTTTTAGCAACATTAGGTTATTTTGTTATTGCAATTATAGTTGTGGTCATTGGACTATTGATTTTTGAGTGGATGACTAGACAATATAAAGACTGGGAAGAGGTTAAGCGTGGAAATCAAGCGGTAGCTATGTCGATTTCTGGTAAGATTATTGGCATATGTATCATCTTGGCATTTGCTATTTACCATTCCTTTACTGTATGGGATACCTTGATATGGGGCGCATATGGAGTCATTCTTCAAATGATTGCTTATGTATTGTTTGAACTATTCACTCGCAAGTTCTCAGTAGAAACAAAGTTGAAGGAAAATAATACTGCGGTGGGGATCATTTCTATGGGGGTTTCCATTGGTCTTGCTTTTGTCATCGGTGCGTCGATTACATAA
- a CDS encoding DUF4247 domain-containing protein: MREYGGIIVVGIIAIVLLFNVFGNDEASRGISGSYTEDTYNELPSEPERSEILENIRTSNANSIEELVKNNFPLLDTIQSDQGMSRIYMTRELSLPEVSEALSDKINPEEISERQEGKQALIYPEHFVIIQESEEEPGVITIELASDQFVRNNYHPSFFQGMLAYYILDEVLDVDDWHKKRNSRCKQTGDCYSGYGMYGNYNSGSGSLRGSSNRGGGPGAGK, translated from the coding sequence GTGAGAGAATATGGAGGAATCATTGTTGTAGGAATCATAGCGATTGTTTTATTATTTAATGTATTTGGTAATGATGAAGCTTCAAGAGGAATATCTGGCTCCTATACAGAAGATACATATAATGAATTGCCTAGCGAACCTGAACGTTCCGAAATATTGGAAAACATTCGGACTTCGAATGCAAACTCTATTGAAGAACTCGTGAAGAACAATTTTCCTCTTCTGGACACGATCCAATCTGATCAAGGGATGTCACGTATTTACATGACACGAGAATTAAGCTTACCTGAAGTATCAGAAGCGTTATCGGATAAGATAAACCCTGAAGAGATTAGTGAACGTCAAGAAGGAAAGCAAGCACTGATTTACCCTGAGCATTTTGTAATCATACAAGAAAGCGAAGAAGAACCAGGAGTGATAACCATTGAGCTTGCCAGCGATCAGTTTGTCAGGAACAATTATCATCCGAGTTTCTTTCAGGGTATGCTTGCTTACTACATTTTAGATGAAGTGCTGGATGTAGATGACTGGCATAAAAAACGTAATTCCAGATGTAAGCAAACAGGAGACTGTTATAGTGGCTATGGCATGTATGGGAACTATAATTCAGGCTCCGGATCACTACGAGGGTCTTCCAATCGAGGCGGAGGACCTGGTGCAGGAAAATAA
- a CDS encoding acetate kinase — translation MSNKILAINAGSSSLKFQLIEMPEETVITKGLVERIGLNDAVFTIEVGEEKDKTITDIPDHGEAVRLLLDKLTANGIIESLDEINGVGHRVVHGGERFSESVLITDEVIQEIEEVSDLAPLHNPANLTGIRAFREVLPNVPHVAVFDTAFHQSMPEQSYLYSLPYEYYEKYGIRKYGFHGTSHKYVSERAAEMLGRPVEQLRILSCHLGNGASIAAIEGGKSIDTSMGFTPLAGVTMGTRSGNIDPALIPFIMEKTGKTANEVMNVLNKESGMLALSGFSSDLRDIEERASEGDERAELALEVFAARIHKYIGSYAARMHGIDAIVFTAGVGENSTSIRERVLKGLEFMGVYWDPSLNQVRGKEAFVNYPHSPVKVMIIPTNEEVMIARDTVEKGM, via the coding sequence TTGAGTAATAAAATTCTTGCTATAAATGCAGGTAGTTCATCACTGAAATTCCAATTGATTGAAATGCCTGAAGAAACGGTTATAACAAAAGGTCTAGTGGAACGTATCGGCCTTAACGATGCGGTTTTCACGATTGAAGTAGGAGAAGAAAAAGATAAGACGATTACTGATATCCCTGACCATGGTGAAGCTGTTAGGTTGCTATTAGATAAACTAACTGCTAACGGTATCATTGAATCCCTTGATGAGATCAATGGAGTTGGGCACCGCGTCGTACACGGAGGCGAGCGCTTCAGTGAATCTGTGTTAATTACGGATGAAGTCATTCAAGAAATAGAAGAAGTGTCTGACTTGGCACCACTTCATAACCCTGCGAACTTGACAGGTATTCGTGCCTTCCGTGAAGTACTGCCAAATGTGCCTCACGTTGCTGTATTTGATACAGCCTTTCACCAGTCTATGCCGGAGCAGTCTTACCTTTACAGCTTGCCTTATGAGTATTATGAGAAGTATGGCATTCGTAAATATGGTTTCCACGGTACCTCCCACAAATATGTATCTGAGCGTGCTGCGGAAATGCTTGGTCGTCCGGTAGAGCAGCTTCGCATCCTTTCCTGTCACTTAGGTAACGGTGCAAGTATCGCTGCCATCGAAGGCGGAAAGTCAATCGATACTTCCATGGGATTCACGCCACTTGCTGGTGTTACAATGGGAACTCGTTCTGGTAACATTGATCCGGCCTTGATTCCATTCATTATGGAGAAAACGGGTAAAACAGCGAATGAAGTTATGAACGTCCTGAACAAAGAAAGTGGGATGTTAGCTCTTTCTGGTTTCTCAAGTGACTTACGTGACATTGAAGAGCGTGCTTCTGAAGGTGATGAGCGTGCTGAGCTTGCACTTGAAGTATTTGCTGCCCGTATCCACAAGTACATTGGGTCTTATGCTGCTCGGATGCACGGAATTGATGCGATCGTCTTTACTGCTGGTGTAGGAGAAAACAGTACATCCATCCGTGAGCGTGTCCTTAAAGGACTAGAGTTCATGGGCGTTTACTGGGATCCTTCCTTAAACCAGGTTCGTGGGAAAGAAGCATTCGTCAACTACCCGCATTCACCAGTTAAAGTCATGATTATTCCGACAAACGAAGAAGTCATGATCGCCCGTGATACGGTAGAAAAAGGTATGTAA
- a CDS encoding PspA/IM30 family protein, translating to MFKFFKRVKTVVGSEMNAMLDKAEDPVKMLDQFMRDMESDIRDAESAVAKQIANEKMLKRKYDDAQALVDKRMKQAEQAIEAGNEDLARRALEDKKNHQEQADQLKESWERAQKDSDNLRKKLDEMKKEYQEMKLKKDSLKARAESAKTRTKMNRTMSNIGGDESRQGFERMEEKVMRYEAEAETSEDMSSESRSLDDEFEELNKKDDVDDELAALKKKMNKE from the coding sequence ATGTTTAAATTTTTCAAACGTGTAAAAACTGTCGTTGGTTCAGAGATGAATGCGATGCTTGATAAAGCAGAAGATCCAGTGAAGATGTTAGATCAATTTATGCGTGATATGGAGAGCGATATCCGCGATGCTGAAAGTGCAGTTGCTAAACAAATTGCCAATGAAAAAATGCTCAAGCGTAAGTATGACGATGCTCAAGCCCTAGTAGATAAACGTATGAAACAAGCGGAGCAGGCAATTGAAGCTGGAAACGAAGACCTTGCTCGTCGTGCACTTGAAGATAAGAAAAATCATCAAGAGCAAGCGGATCAGCTGAAAGAATCTTGGGAGCGTGCTCAGAAGGATTCTGATAACCTGCGTAAAAAGCTTGACGAAATGAAAAAAGAATACCAAGAGATGAAACTGAAAAAAGATTCACTAAAAGCTCGTGCCGAATCTGCCAAAACTCGTACGAAGATGAATCGAACAATGTCCAACATCGGTGGAGACGAATCACGCCAGGGTTTTGAACGCATGGAGGAAAAAGTTATGCGTTATGAAGCGGAAGCGGAAACAAGTGAAGATATGTCTTCAGAAAGTCGTTCGCTTGATGATGAGTTTGAAGAATTAAATAAAAAAGATGATGTTGATGATGAGCTTGCTGCCCTTAAAAAGAAAATGAACAAAGAATAA
- a CDS encoding MogA/MoaB family molybdenum cofactor biosynthesis protein, with product MSVEEHKKQAPDSVSCMVVTISDTRTKETDKSGRLMMERLEQKGHSIEEYRIVHDEKSAITEALEEGIQQAKVDVVLTNGGTGIAARDVTVEVVESLIDKEIPGFGELFRMLSYTEDIGSAALLSRAIAGVSGNTAVFSTPGSSGAVKLAMERLILPELTHVIRELKKDL from the coding sequence ATGTCAGTCGAAGAGCATAAAAAGCAGGCACCTGATTCCGTTTCTTGTATGGTCGTTACAATCAGTGATACTCGTACAAAAGAAACTGATAAGAGCGGTCGACTTATGATGGAACGGCTAGAGCAGAAAGGCCATTCAATTGAGGAATATAGAATAGTCCATGATGAAAAATCAGCCATTACAGAGGCTCTTGAAGAGGGAATTCAACAAGCGAAAGTTGATGTTGTTCTTACAAACGGCGGAACGGGAATTGCTGCCCGTGATGTAACGGTTGAAGTTGTGGAATCTCTTATAGATAAGGAGATTCCTGGTTTCGGTGAGTTGTTTCGTATGCTGAGCTATACGGAGGATATTGGGTCAGCTGCCCTTTTATCCAGAGCCATTGCTGGTGTCAGTGGAAACACCGCTGTATTTTCTACTCCAGGTTCCAGTGGAGCTGTTAAGCTGGCGATGGAGCGATTAATATTACCAGAGCTTACTCACGTTATACGGGAATTGAAGAAAGACCTATAA
- a CDS encoding purine-cytosine permease family protein, giving the protein MRTTASRKEMIETFGLEAVPKEKQSTPWYRFAFIQFAIAANAGNFIVPALSVIDGGLSFWSGVLATSLGALAGFLFVSYLSLPGSRLGIPAQYAIRTILGVEGARYLSSPIRSLTSLYWFSVQTIGGTYVIQQLFVRLTGNDLPFLIFSIPLSILMVILAIIGFDAVKQATTYFLPFLLLGELSILYIYFTTNNDQGSWEKLQQGALEGSLSNMFFYASLAFVQYVSGVSASADMTRYAKTPNHGFWGLFVGNGAGFLLTALIGCSSAFLFQNINPYVSASEQTNSPVFITIITLTAVISMISINISNAYTGGYSLLNTFSRLTRVQSAVVFGFLGVLLSGFPDLVNEAESYISLLGGVIIPISAILCSDYLIVKRRHLNEQALAQLTKTSSINPWAMIMIIFGCILYFLLPGQWSPGFITFIVLMVSYPFVIRNKTWG; this is encoded by the coding sequence ATGAGGACTACAGCCTCTCGTAAAGAAATGATTGAAACTTTTGGATTAGAAGCTGTACCAAAGGAAAAGCAATCCACCCCTTGGTACAGATTTGCTTTCATACAATTCGCTATAGCTGCAAATGCAGGTAATTTTATCGTACCTGCGCTCTCTGTAATAGATGGTGGTTTGTCCTTTTGGAGTGGAGTACTGGCAACTAGTTTAGGCGCCTTAGCAGGATTTCTATTTGTCTCCTATCTATCTTTGCCTGGTTCCCGTTTGGGAATTCCCGCTCAGTACGCTATTCGGACCATTTTAGGCGTCGAGGGCGCTCGATATCTTTCTTCACCCATTCGCAGTCTGACTTCACTTTACTGGTTCAGTGTGCAGACCATTGGCGGTACATACGTGATTCAGCAGCTGTTTGTTCGATTGACAGGTAATGATCTGCCATTTTTAATTTTCTCAATTCCATTATCCATATTAATGGTGATTCTCGCGATTATTGGGTTTGATGCCGTTAAACAAGCGACCACCTACTTTCTCCCTTTCTTACTTTTAGGAGAACTGTCTATCCTCTATATTTACTTTACTACAAATAACGACCAAGGTTCATGGGAAAAGCTTCAACAAGGTGCTCTGGAAGGCAGCCTCTCCAATATGTTTTTCTATGCCAGCCTGGCTTTTGTGCAATATGTATCCGGTGTTAGTGCTTCTGCAGATATGACTCGATATGCTAAGACACCAAACCATGGTTTCTGGGGACTCTTCGTTGGAAATGGTGCTGGCTTCTTACTTACTGCACTGATTGGATGTTCGTCCGCCTTTCTGTTCCAGAATATTAACCCGTACGTATCAGCGAGTGAACAGACAAACTCTCCTGTTTTTATTACGATTATCACCTTAACCGCTGTCATTTCCATGATCTCTATAAATATCAGTAATGCGTATACGGGAGGGTATAGCCTTCTCAACACCTTCAGCCGACTCACGCGGGTACAGAGCGCTGTCGTTTTCGGATTTCTCGGTGTTCTGTTAAGCGGCTTTCCTGATTTAGTTAATGAGGCAGAGTCTTATATTTCCTTATTGGGCGGTGTTATCATCCCTATTTCAGCGATTCTTTGCAGTGATTACTTAATTGTAAAACGCCGCCATCTGAATGAACAGGCACTTGCACAGCTGACTAAGACATCAAGCATCAATCCGTGGGCAATGATTATGATTATATTCGGCTGTATCCTATACTTTTTATTACCCGGGCAATGGTCGCCTGGATTTATCACCTTTATCGTTCTTATGGTTTCCTATCCATTCGTAATAAGAAATAAGACTTGGGGTTAA
- a CDS encoding DUF4178 domain-containing protein yields the protein MGFFSKLFSNKKQTPEVKERTVLNIQIGDIVTFDLVDYEVVGKITYRDGSYEWFAYQLLEGNQTKWLAAEMDDELELGVYETIKLPVSEPFPKQLEYEGMAYHKDEEGEARVTGEGRSQNINGRLTRYADYISEDEETYLSLESWGSEVEVSYGRDIEPYEIKIIAGSK from the coding sequence TTGGGATTCTTTTCAAAATTGTTTTCAAATAAAAAGCAAACACCAGAGGTTAAGGAACGGACGGTATTGAATATCCAGATAGGAGATATCGTCACGTTCGATCTTGTGGATTACGAAGTCGTTGGTAAAATTACCTACAGGGATGGTTCCTATGAGTGGTTTGCCTATCAGCTTCTAGAAGGAAATCAAACAAAATGGTTAGCGGCTGAAATGGATGATGAACTAGAGCTTGGCGTGTATGAGACGATCAAGCTTCCGGTTTCAGAGCCATTTCCGAAACAATTAGAGTATGAAGGAATGGCATATCACAAAGATGAAGAAGGCGAAGCGCGTGTAACAGGCGAAGGAAGAAGCCAGAATATTAATGGAAGATTAACGCGATATGCCGATTACATTTCCGAAGATGAAGAGACCTATTTAAGTTTAGAATCCTGGGGCAGTGAAGTCGAGGTCAGTTATGGTCGTGATATCGAACCCTATGAGATTAAAATTATTGCTGGTTCTAAATAA
- a CDS encoding EcsC family protein — MSKERVAMEVDNWLAQFRNYQPNDFEMIYDNWIQQSFYKVDPGIKEKFFSKLDDWFFHTHAFLQGTSFQNEARGRILTVGRVLAENIENITDMKKELSVDQLTYIAEQQIARGRLYSFAQGGLTGTGGWLLLGLDYPLMMVMNIRAVQLVGLTFGHEMNHPYEMMISLKVFHAATLPKRLQGAAWKDLINEVNNKNHPYIFEGEDRLTNESWIEQPLKQAFKSLFILTFRKKVFQGLPFISIAIGAYSNYHLTRQVTDFALKFYQYRHLKHEEREG, encoded by the coding sequence TTGTCAAAAGAACGAGTGGCAATGGAAGTGGATAATTGGCTCGCACAATTCAGAAATTACCAGCCGAATGATTTTGAAATGATTTACGATAACTGGATACAGCAGAGCTTTTATAAAGTAGACCCAGGAATAAAAGAAAAGTTCTTTTCAAAGTTAGATGATTGGTTTTTCCATACTCATGCCTTTTTACAAGGTACTTCTTTTCAAAATGAGGCCAGGGGTCGTATATTGACTGTTGGACGTGTGCTTGCTGAGAATATTGAAAACATTACAGATATGAAAAAAGAACTGAGCGTAGACCAACTCACTTACATAGCAGAACAACAAATTGCACGCGGGCGTCTTTATTCATTTGCTCAAGGAGGCTTGACTGGAACGGGTGGCTGGCTGCTGCTTGGACTGGATTATCCTTTAATGATGGTTATGAACATTAGGGCTGTTCAACTGGTGGGGCTCACCTTCGGTCATGAAATGAATCATCCATATGAAATGATGATTTCTTTGAAGGTTTTTCACGCAGCGACTTTGCCAAAGAGGCTCCAGGGTGCTGCTTGGAAAGATCTTATAAATGAAGTAAATAATAAAAATCACCCGTATATTTTCGAAGGGGAAGACAGACTGACTAATGAATCCTGGATCGAACAGCCGTTAAAGCAAGCATTCAAATCGCTTTTTATTCTCACCTTCAGAAAAAAAGTTTTTCAAGGGCTTCCGTTTATAAGTATTGCCATCGGTGCTTACTCGAATTATCATCTGACGAGACAAGTGACGGACTTTGCCTTGAAGTTTTATCAATATCGTCATTTGAAACACGAAGAAAGGGAGGGCTGA
- a CDS encoding universal stress protein: MTFEYKDIVVAVDGSETAEGAFKKAIDIAKRNDAKLILSHVVDTRAFATVEAYDRSLAIRAEQYASDLLKDYKEKAENEGVKNVVIDIEYGSPKVKIAKDVAPKHNADLIICGATGLNAMERFFIGSVSEHITRYANCDVLVVRPEKTT; this comes from the coding sequence ATGACATTCGAATATAAGGACATAGTCGTTGCGGTGGATGGATCTGAAACAGCTGAAGGTGCTTTTAAAAAGGCGATTGATATTGCTAAGCGAAATGATGCTAAGCTGATTCTGTCTCATGTAGTGGATACACGAGCTTTTGCTACGGTTGAAGCGTATGATCGTTCACTTGCAATAAGAGCAGAACAATATGCAAGCGATTTATTGAAGGATTACAAAGAAAAGGCGGAAAATGAAGGAGTGAAAAACGTCGTCATCGACATTGAATACGGATCTCCAAAAGTTAAAATTGCTAAAGATGTAGCGCCAAAACATAATGCCGACCTCATCATATGTGGTGCTACAGGTCTAAACGCAATGGAACGTTTTTTCATCGGAAGTGTATCTGAACATATTACGCGTTATGCCAATTGCGATGTCTTGGTTGTACGCCCTGAAAAGACAACTTAA
- a CDS encoding class I SAM-dependent methyltransferase, with the protein MKQGQVEKLFEWLDETSTLVSEDMNVTYLEGLAEALDVLFNEKPFDDLDKQLQTKLTNRLTKIRKEEFEKEEVRKAVQLTILKGMKGATQQQHLITPDSVAMFMGYLASKLFEGKEELKLFDLASGSANLMTSIMNQLEMPLRAYASEVDPTLIQLAVANANLQKNNIEFFHQDSLRPFLIEPVDFVLADLPVGYYPDDVQASRYELKAEEGHSYAHHLFIEQGLNYTEEGGYLMFIVPNFLFDSDQSKALNAYLREHAHIVGMLQLSDSLFKDEKHGKSILILQKKGPETKPPKQALLVKLPSFKNPEAMADILAQMNQWFDEYKATQ; encoded by the coding sequence GAGGATATGAACGTCACTTATCTAGAAGGCTTAGCGGAAGCCCTTGATGTATTGTTTAATGAAAAGCCGTTCGATGATTTAGATAAGCAGCTGCAGACGAAGCTGACAAATCGATTGACGAAAATAAGAAAAGAAGAATTTGAAAAAGAAGAAGTACGTAAAGCTGTGCAATTAACGATTTTAAAAGGAATGAAAGGTGCTACGCAGCAACAGCATTTAATCACGCCGGATTCCGTTGCGATGTTTATGGGCTATCTTGCTTCAAAGCTGTTTGAAGGTAAAGAAGAATTGAAACTTTTCGACTTGGCTTCAGGTTCCGCCAACTTGATGACATCTATTATGAACCAGCTGGAGATGCCTCTGCGCGCTTATGCCAGTGAAGTTGATCCAACGCTTATTCAATTGGCAGTTGCAAATGCCAATTTGCAAAAAAATAACATTGAATTTTTCCATCAGGATAGCCTGCGTCCGTTTTTGATAGAGCCTGTTGATTTTGTTTTAGCTGATCTTCCTGTTGGCTACTATCCAGATGATGTCCAAGCATCACGGTACGAGCTTAAAGCAGAAGAAGGACATTCCTATGCCCATCATTTATTTATTGAACAGGGGCTGAATTATACAGAAGAGGGCGGCTACCTCATGTTTATCGTCCCTAACTTCCTCTTTGACAGCGACCAATCAAAAGCCTTGAATGCATACTTGCGCGAACACGCCCATATCGTGGGGATGCTGCAGCTTTCGGATTCTTTATTTAAAGATGAGAAGCATGGAAAGAGCATTTTGATCTTACAAAAGAAAGGACCAGAAACAAAGCCACCAAAACAAGCGTTACTCGTCAAACTGCCTTCATTCAAAAATCCAGAGGCCATGGCTGACATTCTAGCTCAGATGAATCAGTGGTTTGATGAATATAAAGCGACACAATAG
- a CDS encoding SDR family oxidoreductase translates to MRHAIITAGTKGLGRKVTEQLLNKGVSVTVTYHSDKEKAMELLTKFPGRHQDIQILQTDVTSPKDLQKLVEKTIERFGRVDYLVNNAGPYIFERKKLMDYSTEEWDAMIRGNLDAVFHLLKLTVPYMRQQKFGRIINYGFQGAGGASGWIYRSAFAAAKVGLVSLTKSIAFEEAENGITSNMICPGHIQGEWKESSIKDGRQFVDKETPIGRPGTGEDIARTIEFLCHEDSDMITGTIYEVTGGMDVIHRYR, encoded by the coding sequence ATGCGACATGCAATCATTACAGCCGGAACAAAAGGGCTAGGCAGAAAAGTCACTGAGCAATTGTTAAATAAAGGAGTGTCGGTTACCGTCACTTATCACTCCGATAAGGAAAAAGCGATGGAGTTACTAACTAAATTCCCGGGCAGACACCAGGATATTCAAATTTTGCAGACAGACGTGACTTCGCCTAAGGATTTACAGAAACTTGTTGAAAAGACAATTGAAAGATTCGGTCGTGTAGATTACCTTGTGAATAACGCTGGGCCTTATATTTTTGAGAGAAAAAAATTGATGGATTATTCTACAGAAGAGTGGGACGCTATGATCAGGGGGAATCTGGACGCGGTCTTCCATCTGTTGAAATTAACGGTTCCTTATATGAGACAGCAGAAATTTGGACGAATTATTAATTATGGCTTTCAAGGTGCTGGAGGAGCTTCAGGCTGGATCTATCGTTCTGCGTTTGCCGCAGCTAAGGTAGGGCTGGTTTCTTTGACTAAATCCATTGCATTTGAGGAGGCGGAGAACGGAATTACTTCAAATATGATTTGCCCTGGTCATATTCAAGGAGAATGGAAGGAGTCTTCTATTAAGGATGGTCGGCAATTCGTCGATAAGGAAACTCCGATTGGTCGTCCGGGTACTGGAGAAGACATTGCGAGAACAATTGAATTTCTGTGTCATGAAGATTCCGATATGATCACTGGAACCATTTACGAAGTAACGGGTGGAATGGATGTCATTCATCGGTATAGATAA
- the ald gene encoding alanine dehydrogenase, whose protein sequence is MKIGVPREIKNNENRVAMTPAGVITLTNAGHEVFVETNAGAGSSFTDAQYEEAGAVIVPSAQEAWSQEMVMKVKEPLPEEYGYFYNGLILFTYLHLAPEPALTKALVENNVVAIAYETVQLNNGSLPLLTPMSEVAGRMASQIGAQFLEKSHGGKGILLGGIPGVRRGRVTVIGGGVVGTNAAKIAMGLGADVTIIDLNPDRLRQLDDIFGSDINTLMSNPLNIQEALAESDLVIGAVLIPGAKAPKLVTEEMVKAMKEGSVIVDVAIDQGGIFETTDRITTHDNPTYEKHGVLHYAVANMPGAVPRTSTIGLTNVTVPYALQLANKGYVQACKDNEALFKGINTLEGYVTYRAVAEAQGLDYANARDLINR, encoded by the coding sequence ATGAAGATTGGAGTACCACGTGAAATAAAAAATAATGAAAACCGTGTAGCCATGACACCAGCAGGAGTTATAACATTGACCAATGCAGGGCATGAAGTTTTCGTAGAGACGAATGCAGGAGCAGGTTCCAGTTTTACAGATGCTCAGTATGAAGAAGCGGGAGCAGTCATCGTTCCATCTGCTCAAGAAGCCTGGAGTCAAGAAATGGTGATGAAAGTAAAAGAGCCCCTTCCAGAAGAGTATGGTTACTTTTATAACGGATTGATCTTGTTCACTTATTTGCATTTAGCCCCAGAACCAGCACTCACTAAAGCGCTGGTTGAGAATAATGTAGTTGCGATTGCTTACGAAACTGTACAACTTAACAATGGTTCCTTACCTTTACTAACTCCTATGAGTGAAGTTGCAGGTAGAATGGCGTCTCAGATAGGGGCACAGTTCCTTGAAAAATCTCATGGAGGTAAAGGTATTCTATTAGGTGGTATACCTGGTGTAAGAAGAGGTCGTGTAACAGTCATAGGCGGCGGAGTTGTAGGTACCAATGCAGCCAAAATTGCGATGGGATTAGGTGCTGATGTTACGATTATCGATTTGAATCCTGATCGTTTACGTCAACTGGATGATATATTCGGTTCAGATATCAACACGTTGATGTCAAACCCTTTGAATATCCAGGAAGCTTTAGCTGAATCCGATCTAGTCATTGGAGCTGTGCTCATTCCAGGAGCTAAAGCACCGAAGCTTGTGACAGAAGAAATGGTGAAAGCTATGAAGGAAGGGTCTGTTATCGTTGATGTAGCGATTGACCAAGGCGGAATTTTCGAAACCACTGACCGCATCACTACCCATGATAATCCTACTTATGAAAAACATGGGGTTCTTCATTATGCAGTAGCGAATATGCCAGGGGCAGTTCCACGCACTTCAACTATAGGTTTGACGAACGTAACAGTACCGTACGCTCTTCAGCTTGCCAATAAAGGATATGTACAAGCTTGTAAGGATAACGAAGCATTGTTTAAAGGTATCAATACGCTAGAAGGTTATGTTACTTATCGGGCGGTTGCAGAAGCGCAAGGACTTGACTATGCCAATGCGAGAGATTTAATTAACCGATAA